GCTCCGCTGCGCTCGCAATCTCGCGCATCGCGCCGCCACATTGCCATGTGCTACGTTGACGTACATGGAACGCATCGGAATCCGCGCCCTGCAGCAGCATGCCAGCGCCGTCCTGCGCCGCGTACGACGCGGTGAGTCGATCGAAGTGACGGAACGCGGTCGCCCCGTCGCGCTACTCACCCCACCACAGCACAGCCTCCTCGATCAGCTCCGCGCTGCGGGACGCCTCACGCCGGCGGCCGGCGATCTGC
The genomic region above belongs to bacterium and contains:
- a CDS encoding type II toxin-antitoxin system prevent-host-death family antitoxin, yielding MERIGIRALQQHASAVLRRVRRGESIEVTERGRPVALLTPPQHSLLDQLRAAGRLTPAAGDLLDLPMPRKPSPGVELPSRRLARLRRAER